The following proteins come from a genomic window of Megalops cyprinoides isolate fMegCyp1 chromosome 6, fMegCyp1.pri, whole genome shotgun sequence:
- the oser1 gene encoding oxidative stress-responsive serine-rich protein 1, giving the protein MESGANHCEEETLQTAFKKLRVDADSPAAAVRVCEALAQRTAARANTEGVKAKGACPKENWHGCMRKTSRGTVRSQRRRRSKSPILHPPKFTYCGSKMSPPPGHLKHKSLPEAEDSGAALGVPAKKELLSSGHSSPVFGAAGYEPHPREPQGGAAAPEVHLRPPSDDEGAGEAPCLGRSLGLPSERAASAAAASDFQSLSRLSENRGCPCAEAECQCRGWQGVEVYSFTGLRDVISECERNLAGGEDASQTSPHRRTQSTTGNSGSPRSCSEQARAYVDDITIEDLSGYMEYYLYIPKKMSHMAEMMYT; this is encoded by the exons ATGGAGTCCGGAGCCAATCACTGCGAAGAGGAGACGCTGCAGACTGCCTTCAAAAAGCTCCGAGTCGATGCAGATAG CCCCGCTGCAGCAGTGCGTGTCTGTGAGGCTTTGGCCCAAAGGACGGCTGCTCGGGCCAACACAGAGGGCGTCAAGGCTAAAGGGGCGTGTCCTAAAGAGAACTGGCATGG atgTATGCGCAAGACATCCAGGGGAACAGTAAGGAGCCAGAGACGAAGAAGGTCAAAGTCTCCCATCCTTCATCCCCCGAAATTCACCTACTGCGGCTCCAAGATGTCCCCGCCGCCAGGACACCTAAAGCACAAGAGCCTGCCTGAGGCGGAAGACAGCGGCGCTGCCCTGGGTGTCCCTGCCAAGAAGGAATTGCTGTCCTCGGGCCACTCCTCCCCGGTGTTCGGGGCCGCCGGGTACGAACCCCACCCCCGCGAACCTCAGGGAGGGGCGGCCGCCCCGGAGGTCCACCTCAGACCGCCGTCCGACGATGAGGGCGCCGGCGAGGCCCCGTGCCTGGGGCGAAGCCTCGGCCTCCCCTCGGAGAGAGCCGCGAGCGCCGCCGCCGCCTCCGACTTCCAGTCCCTGTCAAGGCTGAGTGAGAACAGAGGCTGCCCGTGCGCCGAGGCCGAGTGCCAGTGCCGTGGCTGGCAGGGCGTGGAGGTCTACTCCTTCACCGGGCTGAGAGACGTCATTTCGGAGTGCGAGAGGAACCTGGCCGGCGGCGAGGACGCCTCTCAGACCTCACCGCACCGGCGAACTCAGAGCACCACCGGGAATTCCGGCTCACCGCGCTCCTGTTCTGAACAGGCCCGGGCCTACgtggatgacatcacaatagaGGACCTTTCGGGCTACATGGAATACTACCTGTATATTCCCAAGAAAATGTCACACATGGCTGAGATGATGtacacttaa